A segment of the Leptolyngbya sp. NIES-3755 genome:
CAGGACGGGTTCTTCATCTCAGAAATGGATATGCGCTTCCGAGGTCCAGGGGCAGTCTTAGGAACGCGACAATCGGGTTTACCGGATTTTGCTTTGGCGAGTTTAGTTGAAGATCAAGCAGTGCTAGAGATGGCGCGGGATGCAGCGGAAAGAACAATACAGAAAGATCCCTCGATCGAGAAATGGAACGCGATGAAAGCCGAATTGGAATATCGTTATCAGAGATTGATGGGTGGGGCAATTCTGACCTGATCAGAAATCTTGCAAACAACACCCTCTTTCTTTTTGCGATGGTATCTCATCAGAACTTTAACCAAATCAAAAATCGATGAAGTCAACTATCCATTTCAACACTGTTAAATTGGCATTAGCCAGTTCTTAAAGTTCGTGTGAGACCAATAACGAAGGGATTCTCCTATCACCTGTCGTTTTTGATACAACATCACTCACATGGCGTTCCAACTACAAATCCTGCACGCTTCCGACTTTGAAGCTGGCATTCCGGCACTAACAGATTCTGTTAACTTCTCAACCGTTATTAATGCCCTCAAAGACGACTACGCAAATACGCTGATTCTTTCCTCTGGTGATAACTATATTCCTGGACCATTCTTCTCGGCTTCTAGTGATCCAGCCATGCGATCGATTCTCGGTCAAGAAGGAGTCGGACGAGCAGATATCGCCATCCTGAACGAGATTGGATTTCAGGCATCAGCGTTTGGCAATCATGAATTCGATTTGGGAACCAATACGATCGCGTCCCTGCTGAATGTCGATCGAGCTTATCCCGGTACGAGATTTCCCTATCTCAGCACCAATCTCGACTTTGCAAATGATCCTGCTTTACGCGGTTTGGTGGTTCCTGATGGGCAAGCTCCCAGACCTAACAGTATTGCGAAAAGCACAGTGATCACAGTGGGTGGAGAACGGATCGGACTGATTGGCGCAACGACTCCAACCCTTGCCGCGATTTCTTCTCCAGGTTCAGGCGTTGTGATTACCCCTCAACCCTTTGGAGGAACGCCTACTCCGGAACAATTGGATGCACTCGCGCAAGTGATTCAAACTGAGGTTAACAATCTTGTTGCTGCTGGAATTAACAAAATTGTAGTGATGGCGCACATGCAGCAATTGTTTATTGAGCGCGAACTGGCAAAACGATTGTCGAATGTGGATGTGATCATTGCAGGTGGATCACATACATTGTTAGCAGATAGTAGCGATCGCTTACGTCCAGGTGATACCGCAGGAGATATTTACCCGTTAGTTGAACAATCGCCGACCGGAAACGTTCTCGTGCTCAATACAGCCGCGAACTATCGATATGTTGGGCGATTAGTGGCTGAATTTGATGATCAAGGCAGAATGGATCTTTCCAAACTTGATCCGCTGATTAATGGGGCGTATGCGACCGATGCGGAAAGTGTTTCGGTTCTGACTGCGACGAATCCGGGAACGCCTGATCCAGAAGTTGCAGCGATCGTCCAAACCTTGCGCGATCGTGTGATTGTTCCGAAAGATGCTGTGATCTTTGGTCGCTCTGATGTGTTTCTCAATGGCACCCGCGACGATGTGCGAACTCAAGAAACCAACTTAGGAAATTTGACCGCTGATGCAAATCTATTTGTCGCAAGAAGGACTGATCCGAATGTTGTCATTTCGCTGAAAAATGGGGGCGGGATTCGGGACAACATTGGAGTTGTGAGCGGTACGGGGGGAGCTACGGGAACTGTCGATCGCTTACCAACCGTTGCGAATGAATTGGCGAATAAGCAAGCAGGTGACATTTCTCAGCTTGATATCGAAAATTCGCTGCGGTTCAATAACTCGCTCACGTTAGTCACTGTCACAGCAGCGCAACTGAAAGACTTAATTGAGCATGGTGTTTCTGGAGTTCGTCCGGGTGCAACACCAGGAGCATTCCCGCAGATTGGAGGGTTTCAGTTTAGCTTTGATCCAAATCGAACGGCACGAACCACGACTGTTGCAGGCGATCGTGTTCAATCTCTGGCGATTACCGATGCGAATGGCAATGCGATCGATGAACTGGTGCGAGGGGGACGAATCATCGGTGATCCGACTCGAACATTCCGCATGGTCACGTTGAGCTTTTTAGTGGGTGCACCTGGAGCAGCGACAGGCGGAGATGGCTATCCGTTTCCACAGATTGTTGCTGCAAATCCAACTTTGGCGAATCGGGTAGAGTTGCTTGATCCAAATGCGCCAAGAAGCGGAGATGCGACTTTTGCAGCGAATGGAACAGAACAAGATGCGTTTGCAGAATATCTGAAAGCGATCGGGGATTTCGACACGCCTGATGTTGCTCCTACGGAAGATCGGCGAATTCGTAATCTATCGGTTGCACCAGAACCCACTCTCACAGGCTCTAGTGTGCTGAAAAGGCTTGGAACATTTGCGGGAAATGGTTCGGAAATCTCAGCTTATGATCCTGCAACTAAGCAATTGGTCGTGATCGGCGGTGGGACTTCGGTGCAAGTGTTGGATCTTAGTGATCCATCGAATCCAAGATTGACGAAAACATTGGATTTATCAACTTTTGGAAGTGCAACGAACAGTGTCACGATTCGAGATGGCATTGTTGCGATCGCAGTCGATGGTCTCGATCGAACAGGTTCGGGGCAAGTAGTTTTCTACAATTCCGCTGGCGAATTCCTCAGAGCGGTGCAAGTTGGTGCAGTTCCCGATATGCTGACCTTTACGCCCGATGGGAAGAAGATTTTAGTTGCAAATGAAGGCGAACCGAGTAGCTATAATCAGGCGAATTCGATTGATCCAGTCGGTTCAGTTAGCATCATTGATCTATCGAATGGCGTGAACAATGCGATCGTTCAAACCGCAGGATTTGATCAATTTAACGATCGTAAAGCGGAACTCCAAGCCAAAGGAATTCGGATTTATGGACCGAATGCAACCGTCGCTCAGGATCTCGAACCGGAGTACATTACTATTTCCGAAGATGGCAAAACCGCATGGGTGACGCTTCAGGAAAATAATGCGATCGCTGTTGTTGATATCAATACGGCTCAAGTGTTAGATATTCTTCCACTGGGATTGAAAGACCATAGTAAACCTGGAAATGGCATTGATCCGAGCGATCGGGATAATGCGATCAACATTCGCAATGTTCCGGTGTTTGGAATGTATCAACCGGATGCGATCGCCTCGTTCCAAGTGGGCGGCAAGACTTATCTGATCACCGCAAATGAAGGAGATGCGAGAGACTATCCTGGATTTGCGGAAGAACTGCGCGTGGGGGATAGTCAGTACCAACTTGATCCGACTGTTTTTCCGAATGCAAGTGAACTGAAACAGAATGCTAATTTGGGACGATTGACTGTTACCAGAGCAACCGGGGATTTGAATGGTGATGGATTGTTCGAGCAAATTCAAGTGCTTGGAGGTCGATCGTTCTCGATTTGGGATGAGAGTGGCAAGCTAGTTTTTGATAGCGGTGATCAGTTAGAGCAAATTACGGCAAGAGCATTTCCCGCTAACTTCAACTCTGATAACAATGCCAATACCTTTGACACTCGGAGCGATAACAAAGGTCCTGAACCAGAGGGAGTTGTGCTTGGAACGGTAGGCGATCGAATCTATGCCTTCATTGGTCTAGAACGAATTGGCGGTGTCATGGTCTAC
Coding sequences within it:
- a CDS encoding 5'-nucleotidase/2',3'-cyclic phosphodiesterase (similar to AA sequence:cyanobase_aa:LBDG_06700); translation: MAFQLQILHASDFEAGIPALTDSVNFSTVINALKDDYANTLILSSGDNYIPGPFFSASSDPAMRSILGQEGVGRADIAILNEIGFQASAFGNHEFDLGTNTIASLLNVDRAYPGTRFPYLSTNLDFANDPALRGLVVPDGQAPRPNSIAKSTVITVGGERIGLIGATTPTLAAISSPGSGVVITPQPFGGTPTPEQLDALAQVIQTEVNNLVAAGINKIVVMAHMQQLFIERELAKRLSNVDVIIAGGSHTLLADSSDRLRPGDTAGDIYPLVEQSPTGNVLVLNTAANYRYVGRLVAEFDDQGRMDLSKLDPLINGAYATDAESVSVLTATNPGTPDPEVAAIVQTLRDRVIVPKDAVIFGRSDVFLNGTRDDVRTQETNLGNLTADANLFVARRTDPNVVISLKNGGGIRDNIGVVSGTGGATGTVDRLPTVANELANKQAGDISQLDIENSLRFNNSLTLVTVTAAQLKDLIEHGVSGVRPGATPGAFPQIGGFQFSFDPNRTARTTTVAGDRVQSLAITDANGNAIDELVRGGRIIGDPTRTFRMVTLSFLVGAPGAATGGDGYPFPQIVAANPTLANRVELLDPNAPRSGDATFAANGTEQDAFAEYLKAIGDFDTPDVAPTEDRRIRNLSVAPEPTLTGSSVLKRLGTFAGNGSEISAYDPATKQLVVIGGGTSVQVLDLSDPSNPRLTKTLDLSTFGSATNSVTIRDGIVAIAVDGLDRTGSGQVVFYNSAGEFLRAVQVGAVPDMLTFTPDGKKILVANEGEPSSYNQANSIDPVGSVSIIDLSNGVNNAIVQTAGFDQFNDRKAELQAKGIRIYGPNATVAQDLEPEYITISEDGKTAWVTLQENNAIAVVDINTAQVLDILPLGLKDHSKPGNGIDPSDRDNAINIRNVPVFGMYQPDAIASFQVGGKTYLITANEGDARDYPGFAEELRVGDSQYQLDPTVFPNASELKQNANLGRLTVTRATGDLNGDGLFEQIQVLGGRSFSIWDESGKLVFDSGDQLEQITARAFPANFNSDNNANTFDTRSDNKGPEPEGVVLGTVGDRIYAFIGLERIGGVMVYEVTNPQKPVFVEYVNPRNFSLDPTTGVTDSGVEGLTFIPGNISPNGKPLLVLTNEISKTTSIFEFTPPTRISDIQGTAHRSTLEGQTVNNVAGIVTALRSNGFYIQDPNPDNNAATSEGLFIFTNTAPVVKIGDAVQVNGIVSEFRPGGANSTNLSTTQIGGAGSPAATFRILSSNNPLPDATVIGTGGRIPPNQIISSGAVNGSVENPGSVFNPNINGIDFYESLEGMRVRVNDAVAVSPTNNFGEIAVLSDNGANSSLRTDRGGIIIQPDDFNPERIIIDDAIVSNPPDVNVGDRFSSVTGVIDYSFGNFKLLNTEALPGVTSSNLERETTTLEGGTNQLTVATFNVENLSPSSGAAKFSALADQIVQRLKTPDVLNIQEIQDNNGAQDSGVVDANQTYQRLIDAIVAAGGPRYEYRQINPVNNQDGGQPGGNIRVGFLFNPERVSFVDRPGGDSLTSTTVSRDGLSISPGRIDPTNPAFDDSRKPLVGEFRFNGGNQVFVINNHFNSKGGDQPLFGRFQPPTLTTEAQRIEQAQIVKSFVDRLLAQNANANVIVTGDLNDFPFSDPLDVLTGDQSIVNLYDTLPVNQRYNYNFEGNSQALDHILVSRNLLTNSDAKFDVVRINSEFADQVSDHDPLVSRFTFVQPDGKGGRKSFEIQSGDRTTIVNFAGVGLGSNPDKTTIAEVDTLKFVGADLTARNLQLNQIGADLEISFLAPNSPKVILKDFRLENLDNLQRRTGASIDIGNILFDGQRSTSDDFDVFDADMVRRTVFNRNTVTFLNQLDNVVDGFNGSNDIINGLGGNDTLYGLSGDDMLRGGEGNDTLFGGIGNDRLFGDAGRDTFVIRRQDGSDVIEDFEVGVDRIGLAGNLTFDQLSIVAGSGGAANNTLIRLTRNDEVLTTLIGVQANQFTRSSFASV